A region of the Apium graveolens cultivar Ventura chromosome 6, ASM990537v1, whole genome shotgun sequence genome:
gcagttggtaagacactcgcgaaggaatcgccttaagactcgtaatgggtaatttattaaaaatggtggagccgagggtactcgagtgacttaagagaatcagtaagcgcaaaacgagcgttagagtctaagttggttagagtatagatttacaagtgactttggcttaattccaacttacttgttgtttataggttaccaaactcgtcccgagccattcgtaacccccagtcgctcaggcaagttttctacctgtataactgttgttgtgatgtatatgtgtatatgcatgatcttgcgatatattatagcatgtgatatggtatatatgcatgcctgtttcatattcttgattatatatctgttggttcaaatgcttatagttgcataatacctatgctagagataagcggtatttgagtttacccttagtataggggatcaaaaggtgaacatatttctaaaccgggagtcgatgttcccgagtataatatatatatttttatatatatatggttatagttttcaaaactattaatcgaatgaggtttattcgataactttatattatttaatgaatattacttgaatattcattcgaggacttatgactccttttattttatttaatgaatattacttgaatattcattcgagaacttatgactccttttattttatttaatgaatattattacgaatattcgtttgagggcttatgactccttttattttatttattgaatattatttgaatattcattcgagggcttatgactcagttatattatttaatgaatattatttgaatattcatttgaggatctatgactccgattaattgctgagatatattcattattttattaaagaataagatgtcgataatcaaacttatctttgattattaaaataaagatagtactttcgtataagtatatctttggttatttaatactcgtttcaagtataagttttacaacttctacttcaattatttttataaggattatcattatgggaatattatttaaataataatattcagatattttctaatatattgggactgatttactttattaaatcagcattactccaaacactctttaaagtgttttcgagtctttaaaatgatttttaaaagttagagcggatcccaaaactcatttttttatatatttaagatcttcatttttaaaggggatttaaatactcgctcaaaaccagagggatccggctctgtggtgtattttatattcgcaacaaggttgcggttttggtaaatgaattgattacttacccaacattcgggaagtaagtccatctatcgagtcggcataagcaacatgggctcagtgggcgtccatgatagtgtaagtggctcagtgggagtccatcaaatacgtaagtggctgagtggcagtccagcataaggtcctattgcgaccagggtgatgaccagtagggaattcgtccatctactagtagaaaaggttacttattggtatctttttctgatcaacaagatatcgggtttatgccacaattctttttccttccaaaaatttattggatgttacaaactctgtccatacttttcatgacagaggttttcaggaaatgtataaagaagatgtatatgtggatatatatatcggaacgTAAGGAAGTATATCagaacttcatttccttcaataatacttcaaagatttaatctattcaaatcttgtcttgtagtctcatctatgtgatgaactgttgaaagctcattatactttgaacagtggtagttcaagtagctttataaattatataagtatagtgaagtatttggtaacttcatcccttgtttttacttatatccagtaagtaattatcttacacctgataaaggtttccagcaagttatctatttagatacttgcgttattgtttacactatatatattatcttgcgagctgtaaggctcactcttgctttatttcttcatcacacaacaacagttaggaaagatggccagactccagcagacctagcgcaagcgcgtgggaagcgtcccgcgtcttcccgttgatgttgtagctgctatagctgcagaggtagatctattggtagatcaggcattctacttttgggaaccaaatattgtataattataacttgtggcagataatgttaattaactgtaaatttatcaagtaatcattttgggttgtaataacttttaaattgtggattcaaagacttgtacttatttcaatttcatctctgagactataacgggttgtggtgtgtgttagtgtggggtcacaacatgaggttatttattattaattcagttaagtgatattgtggaaagaaagaccgtgacgacccggatccctgaccccggatctgggggtgttacagctgtGCTGGTCGGGTATGCACCCTTAAGAatgatttttcctttatttttattttcatgtATATGTCTTTCGCTTGTGAGTCTCAGTCTTGACACTTGTGTGTTTCTGCATTGTTCCAGTTCCTCTCGGGCTTTACTTATATTTTGAGCAAGTTTAAGAATGAGGGTGATGGAGAGCTCGTCTCTCGGCTTAATGCTGATTTGGCTGCGATGTCATGAGAGAAGAAAAAATTTGAGGATTTGTACAGGGTCCGAATGTTGAGATGGGGAGTTGGCGATGGCCAATAAAAAGTTAAGAAAGAAAGTTGGTGAGATGGAGGTGGAGCGAGGTGTGGAAGATATGAGGATCTTCGAGTTAGAACAAGCTTTGAAGGATATGACCATGTCGAGGGATGATGAGAAAGAGAAGCGTGAGAGAGCGGAGGCCGAACTTGCCAGTGTGATTGCTTCAAACAAGACGTTGATCGAAGATAATAGCCAGATAAAGGTTGACCTTGAAAAAAGTGTTGAAGACATAGCGAAGGCAGTGGGTGATGGCTAAGGGCGCTGTTTGACGAGGTTGTCAGGTGTCGGCGTGGATATTACAGGACATTCGTTCGAGGAGTATGTTCAGGACTTCGCCTTGGAGAACGCGACCCCTCGAGATCCCCCATCACAGGAGAATGCTTGAAGGAGGGGAATGCCCCGTGATTGATGTAAGAGTATTTTTATTGTGGGATTTGTTGGTTAAGTATTTTGACTTTGATCTGATGTCTTCTATGTTTTGAAATGGTACTTTGTGGGATTTTCATCGATGACGTGGCTATCTTCTTGCTATCGGACTTTTCTTAGATCATAGATGTGATGTGCTTATAAATTGCATGTGTATTTATGTTTTCAAGATTTTCAGCTTGTTTCGAAGTGAGTCTTGTAATTTGACTTAAGTGCTTATTTTTACGACATTGATTTTTTCTAGCTGTAAAATGAATTTTCTTAGCTTTGGCTTTATTTATTTTCACTTGATGATTTTTGATGAGTAGATGGTACTTATTCACTTGTCTTTGTTAGCTTGCATGTCCCATTATGACCTTGTTGTTTTTATTTGTTTGACTTATTGTATCTATAACTAGTGTTTTCATAATTTGTAGAGAAATGTGTCATATTGTGATGTCGTGAGGTTTCCTTTTGTAATAACTAAATTAGTGATCGTAAATCAGCTGAAGATCTGTTATTTAGTATCCTATTTCAAGACTCCATCATAAAAACTAAGTAAGTATTTTTTTAGTTGAGTAACTTAGGGGACTCTATGTATTATCAAATATGTAAGATCGTTCAATAATATAAGGAGTATTGTCAAATTACTGACTATTGTTGTTATAAAGGGaataaagaattttaaagaattgtatttttataaattaattatcaCTCGTGGGGGCCTCATAACAACCCTGATTGCATCGAGGGTTGATAATTGATCTGGAAAATACTGTCTTAAAAGTTTTGAATATTACAGATAAAAGTATATCACTGGTAGAATTTCTTAAGATGAATGTTGTTCCATGCATTTTTAATTGGCAGACCATCCAGGTGTGCAAGTTCATAAGTTCCTGCGCTTACCACTTTTGACACCCGGTACGGACCTTCCCAAGTCGGTTTAAACTTTCTTGATACCGTGGGATGCGATGTTGCGGAATCACGGAGCACCAGGTCATTGACCTGAAGATTCTTGGCCTTGACTTTCTTGCTAAAGTACTTGGCCATCTTATCTTGTTGTGCAATCATTCGGAGCCGTAATTCCTCTCTTGTTTCCTTGAGCAGGTCATTGTGAAAACGCAGGCCCTCGAGTGCTAGCGAAGGGTCGAATATCTCGACCCATGGGTAGTTTAAGCTTATCTCGACAGGTAGAACTGCATCGATGCCATATGTCAAACGGAACGGTGTTTCGCCAGTTGCGGATCGGGGTGTCGTCCTGTAGGACCATAGCACATTCGGGAGTTTGTCAACCCAACAGCGAGGGATTTCTTTGATCATTTTATTTAAGACTTGTAGGATAGTTCTATTTGTTACTTCTGCGagcccattagcttgtgggtaTGCGACCGAGGCTTTGATGTGCTGGATTTTTAGTTCCTCTAAGGCCTTCCCAAATTGAGCCCCCACAAATTGTGTGCCATTGTCGGAAATGAGAATCCTTGGGACTCTAAATCAAAACACCACGTGTTTCACGAAAAACTCAATCATTTCTTTCTCTATGATTTTGGAAAAAGGATTTGCTTTGACCCATTTGGTTACATAATCCACCGCGACTACTACATATTGGCATTGATTTTTGGTTTTTGGGAAGGGACCCACGATGTCTATCCCTTACTGATTAAAAGGGCATGGAGCGAGTTTTGAGTTTAGCTCAGTAGTGGGTTGATGGCTGACATTACCATGCAGCCGACACACTTGGCACTTCCTGACATCTCCTCACAGTCTTTGCGGATCGTGGGCCAGTATAATCCTTGCCTGATGATTTTAAGAGCTAATTTTTTTGCTCCGAGGTGTTCACCATAAATGTCTGTATCTACATCAACCATCGCCTGATAAGCCTCATTCGGGCTCAAGCATCGCAGCAGTGGTTCAAATAAGGCTCGCTGATACAACAATGAGCCAACGACACACTAATTTCTTACCTTAAACATGAGCGAACGAGCTTCATTTTTCCCCTCAGGAAGTCTATTTTCTAATATGTATTCGAGGAACGGTGTTCGCCAATCAGAGTTGCTTTGTATCTGATTTACAGATAACTCATCCATGGCTAGAGATGTCAGAATATCAACATATATAAGCTCGAGGTTGATGGGGAGGTTGGAGGATGCGAGTTTGGCTAAGGAATCTGCCCACTGATTTTTCTCTCGGTCGACATTCGAGAGCTTCCATGAAGAGAATCTTTTAAGCAAGTCTTGTGTTTGTGCAAGGTACAAAGCCATTTTTTCATTGTGTGTTTTGAACTCTCCGTTTATCTGTTTGGCTACCAACTGAGAATCGCCGAATATGTCGATAATCTCTGCCTCTAGATCCGCTGCAGTTTCAAGCCTGCAATCAACGCCTTATATTAGGCCACGCTATTTGTTGCTGGGAACTCAAATTTGAGAGCATGTTGGATCTTTAAGCCTTATAGGCTAATCAGGATTATTCCGGTTCCTCATGAGTCAGCAATGGAAGATCCATCAACAAATAATAGCCATGGTCTTGACTAACCTTCATCGGATTTAGGGGCTTTGGCTTTGAATTAACACTCTGCTATAAAGTCTGAGAAAACTTGGGCTTTGATCGTCGTTCGAGGTTTATACTCAATGAAGAACTAGCTTAGCTCAATGGTCCAAGCGGCGAGTCTACCTGTCATGTCAGGTTTATGCAGGATTCTCTTGAGGGGTTGATTCATGAGTACTTGAATTTCCCTTGCTTCAAAGTAGTGCCACAACTTTCAGCTGGCGAAAACCAAGTCATAAACCAGTTTCTCGACCTGCGGGTATCTTGTTTCTGCATCACGTAACGAGTGGCTAATGTAGTACACCGGATTTCATTCCCTTCGTCATGTCGAACCAAGACGGATGCGAT
Encoded here:
- the LOC141665055 gene encoding uncharacterized protein LOC141665055, yielding MTGCIAAFRRFIPQSSKRCIPFFSAMKKASKSSHFEWNDDCEKSFSELKAFLTNPPILTRPVPGEPLRVYLSATDETIASVLVRHDEGNEIRCTTLATRYVMQKQDTRRSRNWFMTWFSPAESCGTTLKQGKFKLETAADLEAEIIDIFGDSQLVAKQINGEFKTHNEKMALYLAQTQDLLKRFSSWKLSNVDREKNQWADSLAKLASSNLPINLELIYVDILTSLAMDELSRALFEPLLRCLSPNEAYQAMVDVDTDIYGEHLGAKKLALKIIRQGLYWPTIRKDCEEMSGSAKVPRILISDNGTQFVGAQFGKALEELKIQHIKASVAYPQANGLAEVTNRTILQVLNKMIKEIPRCWVDKLPNVLWSYRTTPRSATGETPFRLTYGIDAVLPVEISLNYPWVEIFDPSLALEGLRFHNDLLKETREELRLRMIAQQDKMAKYFSKKVKAKNLQVNDLVLRDSATSHPTVSRKFKPTWEGPYRVSKVVSAGTYELAHLDGLPIKNAWNNIHLKKFYQ